Proteins co-encoded in one Aquincola tertiaricarbonis genomic window:
- a CDS encoding glycoside hydrolase family 15 protein, with translation MNPPASLNLGIIGNCSISALVDDQARIVWCCYPRYDSDPIFHALLDSADGLKPDGSWQICLEGQQRSEQAYEPNTGVLRTRLFDAEGGAVEITDFAPRYLLHGRPFRPLTLVRRVRALSGAPRVRVVLRPRCDWGATLPTVTRGSDHIRYVGPESTLRLTTNAPITYVIDETAFTLTQRLSFILGPDEALQAAIEDTARLLEEHTIGHWRAWTRALAVPLEWQDAVIRAAITLKMCLYEDTGAIVAAMTTSIPEAPGSQRNWDYRFCWIRDAFFVVRALNSLSEVDTMEDYLRWLRDAIGDMAGGHVQPLYGIGLEHELVERELPHLSGYRGHPPVRVGNQAYEHFQFDVYGNIVLGAAQAFHDTRLLRQGTRQEFGLMEAVGEQAFAIHDHPDAGMWELRTRSAVHTSSVLMNWAACDRLAKIAQAFELADRAALWRQRADLIRDKILTQAWSERRQAYAATFGGDELDASVLLMVEVGLIDPHDPRFVATVDALEAALCDGPYMRRYEAPDDFGRPETAFNICAFWRINALARIGRTAQAREIFEAMLASRNPLGLLSEDTHPATGELWGNFPQTYSMVGIVNAAVRLSAPWDSRI, from the coding sequence ATGAACCCACCGGCTTCGCTGAACCTCGGCATCATCGGCAACTGCTCCATCAGCGCCCTGGTCGACGACCAGGCGCGCATCGTCTGGTGTTGCTACCCCCGCTACGACAGCGACCCGATCTTTCATGCGCTGCTCGATTCGGCCGACGGCTTGAAGCCCGACGGCAGCTGGCAGATCTGCCTGGAAGGGCAGCAGCGCAGCGAACAGGCCTACGAGCCCAACACGGGCGTGCTGCGCACCCGGCTGTTCGATGCCGAAGGGGGCGCGGTCGAGATCACCGACTTCGCGCCCCGCTACCTGCTGCACGGCCGCCCGTTCCGGCCGTTGACGCTGGTGCGGCGCGTGCGCGCGCTGTCGGGCGCGCCGCGGGTGCGCGTGGTGCTGCGGCCGCGCTGCGATTGGGGCGCCACGTTGCCCACCGTCACCCGCGGCAGCGATCACATCCGCTACGTGGGCCCGGAATCGACGCTGCGGCTGACCACCAATGCGCCCATCACCTACGTGATCGACGAGACGGCGTTCACGCTGACGCAGCGGCTGAGCTTCATCCTCGGCCCCGATGAAGCCTTGCAGGCCGCCATCGAAGACACCGCCCGGCTGCTGGAGGAGCACACCATCGGCCACTGGCGCGCCTGGACGCGTGCGCTGGCGGTGCCGCTGGAGTGGCAGGACGCGGTGATCCGCGCCGCCATCACGCTGAAGATGTGCCTGTACGAGGACACCGGCGCCATCGTCGCCGCGATGACCACCAGCATCCCCGAGGCGCCGGGCAGCCAGCGCAACTGGGACTACCGCTTCTGCTGGATCCGCGATGCCTTCTTCGTGGTGCGGGCGCTCAACAGCCTGTCGGAAGTGGACACGATGGAGGACTACCTGCGCTGGCTGCGCGACGCCATCGGCGACATGGCCGGCGGCCATGTGCAGCCGCTGTACGGCATCGGCCTGGAGCATGAACTGGTCGAGCGTGAGCTGCCGCACCTGTCGGGCTACCGCGGCCACCCGCCGGTGCGCGTGGGCAACCAGGCTTATGAGCACTTCCAGTTCGACGTGTACGGCAACATCGTGCTGGGCGCGGCGCAGGCCTTTCACGACACGCGGCTGCTGCGCCAGGGCACACGCCAGGAGTTCGGCCTGATGGAGGCGGTGGGCGAGCAGGCCTTCGCCATCCACGACCACCCCGACGCCGGCATGTGGGAGCTGCGTACCCGCAGCGCGGTGCACACCTCGTCGGTGCTGATGAACTGGGCCGCTTGCGACCGGCTGGCCAAGATCGCCCAGGCCTTCGAGCTGGCCGACCGCGCGGCTCTGTGGCGCCAGCGGGCCGACCTCATCCGCGACAAGATCCTGACCCAGGCCTGGAGCGAGCGCCGGCAGGCCTATGCAGCCACCTTCGGCGGCGACGAGCTGGACGCCAGCGTGCTGCTGATGGTGGAGGTGGGTCTGATCGACCCGCACGACCCGCGCTTCGTGGCCACCGTGGATGCGCTGGAGGCTGCCTTGTGCGACGGCCCCTACATGCGCCGCTACGAGGCGCCCGACGACTTCGGCCGGCCCGAGACGGCCTTCAACATCTGCGCCTTCTGGCGCATCAATGCGCTGGCGCGCATCGGCCGCACGGCCCAGGCGCGCGAGATCTTCGAGGCCATGCTGGCCAGCCGCAACCCGCTGGGGCTGCTGTCCGAAGACACCCATCCCGCCACCGGAGAGCTGTGGGGCAACTTCCCGCAGACCTACTCGATGGTGGGCATCGTGAATGCCGCGGTGCGCCTGTCCGCACCCTGGGATTCGCGGATATGA